One window of Phocoena phocoena chromosome 13, mPhoPho1.1, whole genome shotgun sequence genomic DNA carries:
- the ULK1 gene encoding serine/threonine-protein kinase ULK1, which translates to MESGRGGLETVGKFEFSRKDLIGHGAFAVVFKGRHREKHDLEVAVKCINKKNLAKSQTLLGKEIKILKELKHENIVALYDFQEMANSVYLVMEYCNGGDLADYLHTMRTLSEDTIRLFLQQIAGAVRLLHSKGIIHRDLKPQNLLLSNPGGRRATPSNIRVKIADFGFARYLQSDMMAATLCGSPMYMAPEVIMSQHYDGKADLWSIGTIVYQCLTGKAPFQASSPQDLRLFYEKNKTLVPPIPRETSAPLRQLLLSLLQRNHRDRMDFDEFFHHPFLDSSAAVKKSPPVPVPSYPSSGSGSSSSSSSTSHLASPPSLGEMQQQLQKTLTSPAEAAGFLQGSRDSGGSSKDSSCDTDDFVMVPAQFPGDLVAEAVGAKPPPDSLMCSGSSLAASAGLESRGRTPSPSPPCSSSLSPSGRAGASSSSRCGASAPIPVPTQVQNYQRIEQSLQSPTRSQAARSSAIRRSGSTSPLGFARASLSPPSHAEHGAALSRKFSLGGGRPYTPSPQVGTIPERPGWSGAPSPQAAEMRGGRSPRPGSSAPEHSPHSAGLGCRLHSAPNLSDLRVVRPKLPKPPTDPLGVAFGHPQASPPQPSHGLQSCRPLRGSPKLPDFLQRNPLPPILGSPTKAVPAFDFTKTPSSQNLLTLLARQGVVMTPPRNRTLPDLSEAGPFQGQQLGPGLRPTEDTKGSFGRSLSAGRLTDLLLKAAFGTQAPDSGSVDSLQEKPMETGPSAGFGGNLHPGARAGGAGSPSPVVFTVGSPPGGTTPPQGPRATVFSGGPSSPLGSAGSSSARHLAPGAYGEAPLEVPAPSHCRSFADPVAANLEGAVTFEAPDLPEETLMEQEHTEILHSLRFTLDFVQHVLEIAALKGSASEAAGGPEYQLQESVVADQISQLSREWSFAEQLVLYLKAAELLSSGLQTAIDQIRAGKLCLSSTVKQVVRKLNELYKTSVVSCQGLSLRLQRFFLDKQRLLDRIQSVAAEKLIFSHAVQTVQSAALDEMFHRREDCVQRYHKALLLMEGLQQILSDQADVENIAKCKLCIERRLSALLTGICA; encoded by the exons GAGATGGCCAATTCCGTCTACCTGGTCATGGAG TATTGTAACGGCGGCGATCTGGCCGACTACCTGCACA CCATGCGGACGCTGAGCGAGGACACCATCCGGCTCTTCCTGCAGCAGATCGCCGGTGCCGTGCGGCTACTGCACAGCAAGGGCATCATCCACCGGGACCTGAAGCCCCAGAACCTCCTGCTGTCCAACCCTGGTGGGCGCCGTGCCACCCCCAGCAACATCCGGGTCAAGATCG CCGACTTCGGCTTTGCCCGGTACCTGCAGAGCGACATGATGGCGGCCACGCTCTGCGGCTCCCCCATGTACATG GCCCCCGAGGTCATCATGTCCCAGCACTACGACGGGAAGGCGGACCTGTGGAGCATCGGTACCATCGTGTACCAGTGCCTGACAGGGAAGGCGCCCTTCCAG gccaGCAGCCCCCAGGACCTCCGCCTCTTCTATGAGAAGAACAAGACGCTGGTCCCCCC CATCCCCCGGGAGACCTCGGCCCCGCTGAGACAGCTGCTCCTGTCTCTGCTTCAGCGCAACCACAGAGACCGCATGGACTTCG ATGAGTTTTTCCATCACCCCTTCCTTGACTCCAGTGCCGCTGTGAAGAAGT CCCCACCCGTGCCCGTGCCCTCGTACCCAAGCTCGGGGTCCGGCAGCAGCTCCAGCAGCAGCTCCACCTCACACCTGGCCTCCCCACCG TCCCTGGGGGAGATGCAGCAGCAGCTCCAGAAGACCCTGACCTCCCCGGCCGAGGCCGCCGGCTTCCTGCAGGGCTCCCGGGACTCGGGCGGCAGCAGCAAGGACTCGTCCTGTGACACTGATGACTTCGTCATGGTCCCGGCCCAGTTTCCAG GTGACCTGGTGGCCGAGGCGGTCGGTGCCAAGCCGCCACCCGACAGCCTGATGTGCAGCGG GAGCTCACTGGCGGCCTCTGCTGGCCTGGAGAGCCGCGGCCGGACCCCGTCTCCTTCCCCGCCCTGCAGCAGCTCCCTCAGCCCCTCAGG CCGGGCCGGGGCATCCTCCAGCAGCAGGTGCGGGGCCTCGGCCCCCATCCCAGTCCCCACTCAGGTGCAGAACTACCAGCGCATCGAGCAGAGCCTTCAGTCGCCCACCCGGTCCCAGGCGGCGCG GTCCTCTGCCATCCGCAGGTCAGGCAGCACCAGCCCGCTGGGCTTTGCACGGGCCAGCCTGTCGCCCCCGTCTCACGCCGAGCACGGAGCCGCCCTGTCCAGGAAGTTCTCCCTGGGTGGGGGCCGGCCCTACACGCCGTCTCCCCAGG TCGGAACCATCCCCGAGCGGCCAGGCTGGAGCGGGGCGCCCTCCCCACAAGCAGCCGAGATGCGGGGTGGCAGGTCCCCTCGTCCAG GCTCCTCCGCACCTGAGCACTCTCCCCACAGCGCCGGGCTGGGCTGCCGCCTGCACAGTGCCCCGAACCTGTCCGACCTGCGGGTGGTGCGCCCCAAGCTGCCCAAGCCCCCCACGGACCCGCTGGGCGTGGCGTTCGGCCACCCGCAAGCCAGCCCCCCGCAGCCCTCCCACGGGCTGCAGTCCTGCCGGCCCCTGCGCGGCTCGCCCAAGCTGCCCGACTTCCTGCAGAGGAACCCCCTGCCCCCTATTCTGGGCTCCCCGACCAAG GCCGTGCCCGCGTTCGACTTCACCAAGACCCCCAGCTCCCAGAACTTGCTGACTCTCCTGGCCCGGCAGGGCGTGGTGATGACGCCGCCTCGGAACCGGACGCTGCCCGACCTCTCCGAGGCGGGGCCCTTCCAGGGGCAGCAGCTGGGCCCCGGCCTGCGGCCCACCGAGGACACCAAGGGCTCCTTTGGCAG GTCCCTCAGCGCCGGCCGCCTCACGGATCTGCTCCTTAAGGCTGCCTTTGGGACGCAGGCCCCTGACTCAGGCAGCGTGGACAGCCTGCAGGAAAAGCCCATGGAGACCG GGCCGTCTGCTGGCTTCGGAGGGAACCTGCACCCGGGAGCCCGTGCCGGGGGCGCCGGCAGCCCTTCCCCCGTGGTGTTCACGGTGGGCTCGCCCCCCGGCGGGACCACGCCGCCCCAGGGCCCCCGTGCCACCGTGTTCTCAG GGGGCCCCTCCAGCCCCCTCGGCTCGGCAGGCTCCTCCTCCGCCCGTCACCTGGCGCCCGGGGCCTACGGCGAGGCCCCCCTCGAGGTACCCGCCCCCAGCCACTGCCGCAGCTTTGCCGACCCCGTTGCCGCCAACCTGGAGGGGGCTGTGACCTTCGAGGCCCCCGACCTGCCCGAGGAGACCCTCATGGAG CAAGAGCACACGGAGATCCTGCACAGCCTGCGCTTCACGCTCGACTTCGTCCAGCACGTCCTGGAGATCGCGGCCCTGAAGGGCAGTGCCAGCGAGGCGGCCGGGGGGCCCGAGTACCAGCTGCAGGAGAGCGTGGTGGCCGACCAGATCAGCCAGCTGAGCCGCGAGTGGAG CTTCGCGGAGCAGCTGGTGCTCTACCTGAAGGCGGCCGAGCTCCTCTCCTCGGGCCTGCAGACCGCCATCGACCAGATCCGGGCCGGCAAGCTCTGCCTGTCGTCCACCGTGAAGCAGG TGGTGCGGAAGCTGAACGAGCTGTACAAGACGAGTGTGGTGTCCTGCCAAGGCCTCAGCCTGCGGCTGCAGCGCTTCTTCCTAGACAAGCAGCGGCTCCTCGACCGCATCCAGAGCGTCGCCGCCGAGAAGCTCATCTTCAGCCACGCGGTGCAGACG GTGCAGTCGGCCGCCCTGGATGAGATGTTCCACCGCCGGGAGGACTGTGTCCAGCGCTACCACAAGGCCCTGCTGCTCATGGAGGGGCTGCAGCAGATCCTCTCGGACCAGGCGGACGTGGAGAACATCGCCAAGT GCAAGCTGTGCATCGAGCGGAGACTCTCGGCCCTGCTGACCGGCATCTGTGCCTGA